In Sphingomonas sp. SORGH_AS_0950, the following are encoded in one genomic region:
- a CDS encoding PAS domain S-box protein: protein MTGPKVAPPWSEEARVAALHRYAILDTAREVEFDDIVRLAADIFDAPIAVVNLIAADRQWFKAEVGIGADELPLEVSLCAHAILQPGIFVVPDTTTDERFACNPLVVGRPGLRFYAGALLETPDGLPIGTVCVLDTKPRPEGITERQRLTLEVLARQVMTQLELRHEITLRDERAERLEAEILRRRAADHAHRESERRLNAVLDNTRMAVFLMDDHQHCVYANAAAEGLTGYALAEMQGRPLHDVVHHTHPDGSHYPLEECPIDRAFPERAQMSGEEVFVRPDGSFYPVAFTASPLLGDDGQPIGTVIEARDITAERARDAALRESEERFRNMADHAPVMMWVTDLDGRCTYLNRAWYAFTGQDDRGAEDFGWLEAVHPDDRDWSTNVFLAANARQEAFRLEYRLRHRDGTYRWAIDAASPRFGTDGLFLGYIGSVIDIHERREAENALRISEERYRTLFEAIDAGFCIVEVDFDGDRALDYRFVEANPAFERQTGLIDAVGRTARELVPGLEQIWFDRYGHVARTGEAIRFENGSDVMGRWFDVYALRVGTPEARRVAILFNDISARRRAELQLREMNDTLERRVEEAVAERKLWADVIENTDALIAVVSPDFRFLALNSAYVVEFERIYGVRPHVGDALPELMERVPAHREAVLGIWQRALDGEEFMVVEAFGDPDRMRPYYELRFNALHDRDGAFVGAFQYAVDVSARLRDQARLAQAEEQLRQAQKMEAVGQLTGGIAHDFNNLLAGISGSLEVIERRLSAGRTDGIDRFINGAQTSAQRAAALTQRLLAFSRRQTLDPKPIDVNRLVFGMEDLIRRTVGPSIKVEVVGAGGLWVAKVDAAQLESALLNLAINARDAMPGGGRLTIETANKWLDDRGARERDLAPGQYLSVCVTDSGTGIPKDIVDRIFDPFFTTKPIGQGTGLGLSMIHGFVRQSGGQVRVYTEEGHGTTMCLYLPRFMGEVGQEDGPDEAIPDDGAGRTVLVIDDEETVRMLIVEVLQDAGYTAIEADDGPSGLRILQSDIDIDLLITDVGLPGGMNGRQVADAAREGRPDLKILFVTGFAENAAVGNGHLAPGMEVVTKPFVMTELGNKIAEMLEPR from the coding sequence ATGACGGGGCCCAAGGTCGCACCGCCCTGGAGCGAGGAAGCCCGTGTCGCGGCGCTTCACCGCTATGCGATATTGGATACGGCGCGTGAGGTGGAGTTTGACGATATCGTCCGGCTCGCCGCCGATATCTTCGATGCGCCGATCGCGGTCGTCAATCTGATCGCGGCGGATCGCCAGTGGTTCAAGGCGGAGGTCGGCATCGGCGCCGACGAACTCCCGCTCGAAGTGTCGCTTTGTGCCCATGCGATCCTGCAACCGGGCATCTTCGTCGTACCGGATACCACGACGGACGAACGGTTCGCCTGCAACCCGCTGGTGGTGGGAAGGCCGGGCCTGCGTTTCTATGCCGGGGCCCTGCTGGAAACCCCGGACGGGCTGCCGATCGGCACGGTGTGCGTGCTCGATACCAAGCCCAGGCCAGAGGGCATCACCGAGCGTCAGCGCCTCACGCTCGAGGTGCTGGCGCGGCAAGTCATGACCCAGCTGGAGCTGCGCCACGAGATCACGCTTCGCGATGAGCGGGCGGAGCGGCTGGAGGCCGAGATCCTCAGGCGGCGCGCGGCCGACCATGCACACCGCGAGAGCGAGCGGCGCCTGAACGCGGTGCTCGACAATACGCGCATGGCGGTGTTCCTGATGGATGACCATCAACACTGCGTCTATGCCAATGCGGCGGCCGAAGGTCTGACCGGCTATGCACTCGCCGAGATGCAGGGGCGGCCGCTCCACGACGTCGTCCATCACACCCATCCCGACGGATCGCATTATCCGCTGGAGGAGTGTCCGATCGACCGGGCCTTCCCGGAACGCGCGCAGATGAGCGGCGAGGAAGTGTTCGTCCGCCCGGACGGCAGCTTCTATCCGGTGGCCTTCACCGCCAGCCCGCTGCTCGGCGATGACGGCCAGCCCATCGGCACGGTGATCGAGGCACGCGACATCACCGCCGAGCGCGCCAGGGATGCGGCGCTGCGCGAGTCGGAGGAGCGGTTCCGCAACATGGCGGATCATGCCCCGGTGATGATGTGGGTGACCGACCTGGACGGACGCTGCACCTATCTGAACCGCGCATGGTACGCCTTTACCGGCCAGGACGACCGGGGCGCGGAGGATTTCGGCTGGCTGGAGGCGGTTCATCCCGACGATCGCGACTGGTCCACCAATGTGTTCCTGGCCGCCAATGCCAGGCAGGAAGCCTTCCGGCTCGAATACCGCCTGCGTCATCGTGACGGGACCTATCGCTGGGCGATCGACGCCGCATCGCCGCGCTTCGGCACCGATGGCCTGTTCCTGGGCTATATCGGCTCGGTCATCGACATCCATGAGCGTCGCGAGGCCGAAAATGCGCTGCGTATCAGCGAGGAACGCTACCGGACGCTGTTCGAGGCGATCGATGCGGGCTTCTGCATCGTCGAGGTCGATTTCGACGGCGATCGCGCGCTGGACTATCGCTTTGTCGAGGCCAACCCGGCGTTTGAGCGACAGACGGGGCTCATCGACGCGGTCGGTCGCACCGCTCGCGAGTTGGTGCCGGGCCTCGAACAAATCTGGTTCGACCGCTATGGTCATGTCGCGCGGACCGGTGAGGCGATCCGTTTCGAGAACGGCTCCGACGTGATGGGCCGGTGGTTCGACGTCTATGCCCTGCGGGTCGGGACGCCCGAGGCGCGCCGCGTCGCCATCCTGTTCAACGACATCAGCGCCCGTCGCCGCGCCGAACTACAGCTGCGCGAAATGAACGACACGCTGGAGCGCCGGGTGGAGGAGGCGGTCGCGGAGCGCAAGCTCTGGGCCGATGTCATCGAGAATACCGACGCACTGATCGCCGTGGTGTCGCCGGACTTCCGCTTCCTGGCGTTGAACTCGGCCTATGTGGTCGAGTTTGAGCGCATCTATGGGGTACGCCCGCATGTGGGCGACGCGCTCCCCGAGCTGATGGAGCGCGTTCCGGCGCATCGCGAGGCGGTGCTCGGCATCTGGCAGCGCGCGCTGGACGGCGAGGAGTTCATGGTCGTCGAGGCGTTCGGCGATCCCGACCGGATGCGCCCATATTATGAATTGCGCTTCAACGCCTTGCACGACCGCGACGGTGCCTTCGTCGGTGCGTTCCAATATGCGGTGGATGTGTCCGCCCGGCTGCGCGACCAGGCGCGTCTGGCCCAGGCCGAGGAACAGCTGCGTCAGGCGCAGAAGATGGAGGCGGTCGGCCAGCTGACCGGCGGCATCGCGCACGACTTCAACAACCTGCTGGCCGGGATCAGCGGCAGCCTGGAGGTGATCGAGCGCCGGCTTTCGGCGGGACGGACCGACGGGATCGACCGGTTCATCAACGGCGCCCAGACCTCGGCACAGCGGGCGGCGGCGCTGACCCAGCGGCTCCTGGCCTTTTCGCGCCGTCAGACGCTCGACCCCAAGCCGATCGACGTCAACCGGCTGGTCTTCGGCATGGAGGATTTGATCCGCCGCACGGTCGGCCCGTCGATCAAGGTCGAAGTGGTCGGCGCCGGCGGGCTATGGGTCGCGAAGGTCGATGCCGCGCAGCTCGAAAGCGCGCTGCTCAATCTGGCGATCAACGCGCGGGATGCGATGCCCGGCGGCGGGCGGCTGACGATCGAGACGGCCAACAAGTGGCTGGATGATCGCGGCGCGCGCGAACGCGACCTGGCGCCGGGGCAATATCTGTCGGTCTGCGTCACCGACAGCGGCACCGGCATCCCCAAGGATATTGTCGACCGCATCTTCGATCCGTTCTTCACCACCAAGCCGATCGGGCAGGGGACGGGTCTGGGCCTGTCAATGATCCATGGCTTCGTGCGGCAGTCGGGTGGGCAGGTCCGGGTCTATACCGAGGAAGGACATGGAACGACCATGTGCCTCTACCTCCCGCGCTTCATGGGCGAGGTCGGTCAGGAGGACGGGCCCGACGAAGCGATCCCGGACGATGGTGCCGGGCGGACGGTGCTGGTGATCGATGACGAGGAGACGGTCAGGATGCTGATCGTCGAGGTTCTGCAGGATGCGGGCTATACCGCGATTGAGGCGGACGACGGGCCGTCCGGCTTGCGGATCCTCCAGTCGGATATCGACATCGATCTGCTGATTACCGATGTCGGCCTGCCTGGCGGGATGAACGGCCGCCAGGTGGCCGATGCGGCCCGCGAAGGGCGCCCGGACCTCAAGATCCTGTTCGTGACGGGCTTTGCCGAAAATGCCGCAGTTGGGAACGGCCATCTGGCGCCCGGCATGGAGGTGGTCACCAAGCCGTTCGTGATGACCGAACTGGGCAACAAGATCGCGGAGATGCTCGAACCGCGATAG
- a CDS encoding TonB-dependent receptor domain-containing protein: MNSALCTLRFGISTVALLTAIAAPAYAQEAVAPQATDTAEQAEAPQTPVAQDANIQQRPAAPVAKREAPQSGTVVVTGTLFRDSNASSISPVTVLTSATLQRANITTAQDAIRSVSADSAGSISTGFRNGFSAGGAAVSLRGLGVSSTVVLIDGLRSANFPLNDDGHNAYVDLNSIPFSTIDRIEVLKDGASSTYGADAIGGVVNLISKKNVQGIQGSVQGGTTEKADGSHYRATLTAGFGDYREQGFNFYVNGEYTYDGYITNHSRGYPFNTLDLTPSGLLDRNRNDDSLVQPNPQAVVTRVRQTDLNNPLAGQVGAPLTNQYQLLINPSACPFGSFTVSSGSAQGTGCKHNLPDEYSIIQPRQERYSTTARLNVRLAEGWEAFASGSYSHSEVDIRGTPSGIRQTQPFGGSAALASSSPGIVLPMYVCSAGVNCATAADRRLNPNNPYAVAGADPTQSAARIYYLFGDIPANSHRYVDVFRATGGISGDLGGGFKFRLNGVYARDNFSVTQRGFINIQGLLNAINTGSYNFVNPEQNTAAVRNQISPDRATPSYSTVATIGGSLLKSLMELPGGELNVGAGFQIRRETLMNRNQNADLSYYSLNTSSAQGRQTVTAGFFEIDAPFLRNFDLNVSGRYDHYSQGYSHFSPKVGAKFTPVEQFSLRATYSQGFRAPTFAENNPASSYSGFSSFTPPASFIAAHPGNSAYTSTYSIGSGSTGNANILPEVSRSFTVGTIFKPVNWFNLTVDYYNIKKSNLIVSGPLRAQAIAAYYGQTNATAGCAALAAVGPGYQCNVIDAPDPNNPNALPRLLVFNVPYVNANYQISSGIDVQANAAFELANGARLISRLDVTRVLRLDLVTPAGVVQKYAGTLGPYQLSSGGGTPSIRGNWQNSLEVNNFSITATTYYVGRIKQVAADQISPDPVTNVIDLSCASAMSSQCYIRPFIYTDLNLGVRVNDQFRFFFNIQNLTNARAPLAAAAYTSNPNYLSSWHYAGLVGRNFSAGANFNF; encoded by the coding sequence ATGAATTCCGCATTGTGTACCCTGCGGTTTGGGATTTCGACGGTGGCTCTGCTGACCGCGATCGCTGCTCCGGCTTATGCGCAGGAAGCGGTGGCGCCACAGGCGACCGATACCGCCGAGCAGGCCGAAGCGCCGCAGACCCCGGTCGCACAGGATGCGAACATCCAGCAGCGCCCCGCCGCGCCCGTGGCAAAGCGCGAGGCACCGCAGAGCGGCACGGTCGTCGTCACCGGCACGCTGTTCCGCGATTCCAACGCCAGTTCGATCTCGCCGGTCACCGTCCTGACCTCCGCGACGCTCCAGCGCGCGAACATCACCACCGCCCAGGACGCGATCCGCTCGGTCTCGGCCGACAGCGCGGGCTCGATCTCGACCGGCTTCCGCAACGGCTTCTCGGCGGGCGGTGCGGCCGTGTCGCTGCGCGGTCTGGGCGTCTCGTCGACCGTGGTGCTGATCGACGGCCTCCGCTCGGCGAACTTCCCGCTCAACGACGACGGCCATAACGCCTATGTCGACCTGAACTCGATCCCGTTCAGCACCATCGACCGCATCGAAGTGCTGAAGGACGGCGCATCCTCGACCTATGGCGCGGACGCGATCGGCGGCGTGGTCAACCTGATCAGCAAGAAGAATGTCCAGGGCATTCAGGGTTCGGTCCAGGGCGGCACTACCGAAAAGGCCGATGGCTCGCACTATCGCGCCACGCTGACCGCCGGTTTCGGCGACTATCGCGAACAGGGTTTCAACTTCTATGTGAACGGCGAATATACCTATGACGGGTATATCACCAACCACTCGCGCGGCTACCCGTTCAACACGCTCGATCTGACCCCCAGCGGCCTGCTCGACCGTAACCGCAACGATGACTCGCTGGTCCAGCCCAACCCGCAGGCGGTCGTGACCCGCGTTCGGCAGACCGATCTCAACAATCCGCTCGCCGGTCAGGTCGGTGCACCGCTGACCAACCAGTATCAGCTGCTGATCAATCCCAGCGCCTGCCCCTTCGGCAGCTTCACGGTCTCGTCCGGTTCGGCGCAGGGCACCGGTTGCAAGCACAACCTGCCCGACGAATATTCGATCATCCAGCCGCGCCAGGAGCGTTACTCGACCACGGCCCGCCTGAACGTCCGCCTGGCCGAAGGTTGGGAAGCATTCGCCAGCGGCAGCTATTCGCATTCCGAAGTCGATATTCGCGGCACCCCGTCGGGCATCCGCCAGACCCAGCCCTTCGGCGGTTCGGCGGCGCTGGCCTCCAGCAGCCCCGGCATCGTCCTGCCGATGTATGTCTGCTCGGCGGGCGTGAACTGCGCCACGGCGGCCGATCGCCGTCTGAACCCGAACAACCCCTATGCGGTTGCCGGTGCCGATCCCACGCAGAGCGCGGCGCGCATCTATTATCTGTTCGGCGACATCCCCGCTAACAGCCATCGCTATGTCGACGTGTTCCGCGCGACCGGCGGTATCTCGGGCGATCTGGGCGGCGGGTTCAAGTTCCGTCTGAACGGCGTCTATGCGCGTGACAATTTCAGCGTGACGCAGCGCGGCTTCATCAACATCCAGGGCCTGCTGAACGCGATCAACACGGGGTCGTACAACTTCGTCAATCCGGAGCAGAACACGGCGGCGGTGCGCAACCAAATCTCGCCCGACCGTGCCACGCCGTCCTATTCGACGGTGGCGACGATCGGCGGTTCGCTGCTCAAGTCGCTGATGGAACTGCCGGGCGGCGAACTCAATGTCGGCGCGGGTTTCCAGATCCGTCGCGAGACGCTGATGAACCGCAACCAGAATGCGGACCTCAGCTATTATTCGCTGAACACCTCGTCGGCACAGGGCCGTCAGACCGTGACCGCCGGGTTCTTCGAGATCGATGCGCCGTTCCTGCGGAACTTCGACCTGAACGTCTCGGGCCGTTACGACCATTATTCGCAGGGCTATAGCCACTTCTCGCCGAAGGTGGGCGCGAAGTTCACCCCGGTTGAGCAGTTCTCGCTGCGCGCGACCTATTCGCAGGGCTTCCGCGCACCGACCTTCGCGGAAAACAACCCGGCCAGCAGCTATTCGGGCTTCTCGTCCTTTACGCCGCCCGCCAGCTTCATCGCCGCGCATCCGGGCAACAGCGCCTATACGAGCACCTACAGCATCGGCAGCGGCTCGACCGGCAATGCCAATATCCTGCCCGAAGTGTCGCGCAGCTTCACCGTCGGCACGATCTTCAAGCCGGTGAACTGGTTCAACCTGACGGTCGACTATTACAACATCAAGAAGTCGAACCTGATCGTCAGCGGCCCGCTGCGCGCCCAGGCGATCGCGGCCTATTACGGACAGACCAACGCGACCGCCGGTTGCGCCGCGCTGGCGGCGGTGGGTCCGGGCTATCAGTGCAACGTCATCGATGCGCCGGATCCCAACAATCCGAACGCGCTGCCCCGTCTGCTGGTGTTCAACGTGCCTTACGTCAACGCCAACTATCAGATCAGCTCGGGCATCGACGTGCAGGCCAATGCCGCTTTCGAGCTGGCCAATGGCGCGCGCCTGATCAGCCGCCTCGACGTCACCCGCGTGCTTCGCCTCGATCTGGTGACCCCGGCGGGCGTGGTGCAGAAATATGCCGGTACGCTTGGGCCTTACCAGCTCTCGTCGGGTGGCGGTACGCCGAGCATCCGTGGCAACTGGCAGAACTCGCTGGAGGTGAACAACTTCTCGATCACCGCGACGACCTATTATGTGGGTCGCATCAAGCAGGTCGCGGCCGATCAGATTTCCCCGGATCCCGTCACGAACGTCATCGACCTGTCGTGCGCCAGCGCGATGAGCAGCCAGTGCTATATCCGCCCGTTCATCTACACCGACCTGAACCTGGGCGTGCGGGTGAACGATCAGTTCCGCTTCTTCTTCAACATCCAGAACCTGACCAACGCCCGCGCTCCGCTGGCGGCGGCCGCCTATACCAGCAATCCGAACTATCTGAGCAGCTGGCATTATGCGGGCTTGGTCGGCCGCAACTTCAGCGCTGGCGCGAACTTCAACTTCTAA
- a CDS encoding AI-2E family transporter, with the protein MNDRSGQQASAASVTAAKVPSRDGLLGLAVAVVVVAGLFLAKDVLIPITLAVLLSFVLSPIVLLLRRLRIPKGLAVFVAVLSALGVLGGIGTLVGVQAASLSDEAPRYVTSIQSKMENATGFLTRSLPFLGANSSAPAVGADPKLVRGTRTHPLNVRVVEQKAPVLQQVGGYLEPVLAPFETFVIVLVVAIFILMQKEDLRDRLIRLFGSSDLHRTTAAMDDAGRRLSRYFLSQLAVNASFGLTVGIGLWLIGLPVPALWGILAGVLRFVPYIGALLGAALPLVVAAGIDPGWSTMLMVAGLFIVLEPLIGYVIEPLLYGHSTGLSPLSVVLAAVFWTWIWGPVGLVLSMPLTLLLVVLGRHIPSLEFLDVLLGDRPALTPVESFYQRMLAEDPDEALEQAESQLADRSLTAYYDEVALAALKLAAADVERGAITRDRATRVVDSMLVLVGELDHQDDTASPLEPRGGLLRPLPDDRSGFDETAPASLPSAPSGWERGGVLCIAGRGVLDDAVTAMLQQLLMKRGFGANRVPHEAGSRANIGRLDASGARMVCISYLEIGGSPSHLRYLVRRIRSRVGPVPILVGLWPEGEAALTDREIQRTLGADIYVGTLGAMVEACLDHAGAERETAA; encoded by the coding sequence ATGAACGATCGATCGGGGCAGCAGGCGTCGGCCGCCAGCGTGACCGCCGCCAAGGTGCCCAGCCGCGACGGATTGCTCGGCCTGGCGGTGGCCGTCGTCGTGGTGGCGGGGCTGTTCCTCGCCAAGGACGTGCTGATCCCGATCACGCTGGCCGTGCTTCTGTCGTTCGTCCTGTCGCCGATCGTCCTGCTGCTGCGGCGGTTGCGGATACCAAAGGGCCTTGCCGTGTTCGTCGCGGTGCTGAGCGCGCTTGGCGTGCTCGGCGGTATCGGGACCCTGGTCGGCGTCCAGGCGGCTTCGCTGTCGGACGAGGCACCCCGCTATGTCACCAGCATCCAGTCCAAGATGGAGAATGCGACGGGTTTCCTGACCAGGTCCCTGCCGTTCCTGGGCGCCAACAGTTCGGCCCCGGCGGTGGGCGCCGATCCCAAGCTCGTACGCGGCACCCGAACTCACCCGCTGAACGTCCGCGTCGTCGAGCAGAAGGCACCGGTCCTGCAACAGGTCGGCGGCTATCTGGAGCCGGTCCTCGCCCCGTTCGAGACGTTCGTGATCGTGCTCGTCGTGGCGATCTTCATCCTGATGCAGAAGGAGGATCTGCGCGACCGGCTGATCCGGCTGTTCGGATCGTCCGACCTGCATCGCACGACCGCCGCGATGGACGATGCCGGGCGACGCCTGAGCCGCTATTTCCTGTCGCAACTGGCGGTGAATGCCAGTTTCGGCCTGACGGTCGGGATCGGCCTGTGGCTGATCGGCCTGCCGGTGCCCGCTTTATGGGGCATATTGGCGGGCGTGCTTCGCTTCGTTCCCTATATCGGTGCGCTGCTGGGGGCCGCCCTGCCGTTGGTGGTCGCCGCGGGGATCGATCCCGGCTGGTCGACCATGCTGATGGTCGCTGGGCTGTTCATCGTCCTCGAGCCCCTGATCGGCTATGTGATCGAGCCGCTTCTCTATGGCCATTCGACCGGGCTTTCGCCGCTGTCGGTGGTGCTGGCGGCGGTCTTCTGGACCTGGATATGGGGGCCGGTCGGGCTGGTCCTGTCGATGCCGCTGACCTTGTTGCTCGTCGTCCTCGGGCGGCATATCCCCAGCCTGGAATTCCTCGACGTGCTGCTCGGCGATCGCCCCGCGCTGACCCCGGTCGAGAGCTTCTATCAGAGGATGCTGGCCGAAGACCCCGATGAGGCCCTGGAACAGGCCGAAAGCCAGCTCGCCGACCGGTCGCTGACCGCTTATTATGACGAAGTGGCGCTGGCCGCGCTGAAGCTGGCGGCGGCGGATGTGGAACGCGGTGCGATCACCCGCGACCGCGCGACGCGCGTCGTGGACTCGATGCTCGTCCTCGTCGGCGAGCTGGACCATCAGGACGATACCGCAAGCCCGCTGGAACCGCGCGGCGGATTGTTGCGGCCGCTGCCCGACGACCGTTCGGGCTTCGATGAAACGGCGCCCGCTTCGCTTCCTTCGGCGCCGTCCGGCTGGGAGCGGGGTGGCGTGTTGTGCATCGCGGGGCGCGGCGTGCTCGACGATGCGGTCACCGCGATGCTTCAGCAATTGCTGATGAAGCGGGGCTTCGGCGCGAACCGGGTGCCGCACGAGGCGGGGTCGCGTGCCAATATCGGCCGGCTCGATGCGTCGGGTGCCCGCATGGTGTGCATCTCCTATCTGGAGATCGGCGGCTCGCCATCGCACTTGCGTTATCTGGTTCGTCGTATCCGCTCACGCGTCGGGCCTGTCCCGATCCTCGTCGGGCTGTGGCCGGAGGGAGAGGCGGCGCTGACCGACCGCGAGATCCAACGGACGCTGGGCGCGGACATCTATGTCGGCACGCTGGGCGCGATGGTCGAGGCCTGTCTCGACCATGCCGGGGCCGAGCGGGAGACGGCGGCATGA
- a CDS encoding YihY/virulence factor BrkB family protein, protein MTGADDRAGEGARTPLQVPPRGWLAILRRTWAEMGTDNIGIIAAGIAFYVFAAIVPTLGAVVLSYGLFADADTVRQNVEGLFASLPRDAASIITDQLLTVVESSKNKQGLGLVVALLLAWYGATKGSSAIVTGLNVAYDTQETRGFVRLNLLQFAVVAGGVALIFVAIGTTMLLAFLSGLIPDAPTPILLLIRLGGYVLLALLVVTAAAILFRFGPDHRHPHWIWLSPGSVGATLLWLAGTAGFGFYVSNFGNYGATYGSLSAVIVTLTWLWLTAYVFLMGAELNAELERQVEGEGGEAKTATDGPVTPTKPDPAQEPAASTPTATLLAWAGNGTMATIGFALLRRGRPVGIVALSLAAHAAWRSWSPRRRG, encoded by the coding sequence ATGACCGGGGCGGACGATCGTGCAGGCGAGGGTGCCCGGACGCCGTTGCAGGTGCCGCCTCGGGGCTGGCTCGCCATTCTCCGGCGAACCTGGGCGGAGATGGGCACCGACAATATCGGGATCATCGCGGCCGGGATCGCCTTCTACGTCTTTGCCGCGATCGTGCCGACGCTGGGCGCGGTGGTCCTAAGCTATGGCCTGTTCGCCGACGCGGATACGGTTCGGCAGAATGTCGAGGGCCTGTTCGCCTCGCTGCCGCGCGATGCCGCCTCGATCATCACCGACCAGCTGCTGACGGTGGTCGAAAGCTCGAAGAACAAGCAGGGCCTGGGCCTGGTCGTCGCGCTGTTGCTGGCCTGGTACGGCGCGACCAAGGGGTCGTCGGCGATCGTCACCGGCCTGAACGTGGCCTATGATACCCAGGAGACGCGCGGCTTCGTGCGGCTGAACCTGTTGCAATTCGCGGTCGTGGCTGGGGGCGTCGCGTTGATCTTCGTCGCGATCGGCACGACGATGCTGCTCGCCTTTCTCAGCGGGCTGATCCCCGACGCGCCGACCCCGATCCTGCTGCTCATCCGGCTGGGGGGCTATGTGCTGCTCGCCCTGCTGGTCGTCACGGCGGCGGCGATCCTGTTCCGGTTCGGCCCCGATCATCGCCATCCGCACTGGATATGGCTGTCGCCGGGGTCGGTGGGCGCGACCCTGTTGTGGCTGGCGGGAACGGCGGGGTTCGGTTTCTATGTATCGAACTTCGGCAATTATGGCGCGACCTATGGCTCCTTGAGCGCGGTCATCGTCACGCTCACCTGGCTCTGGCTGACCGCCTATGTGTTCCTGATGGGGGCGGAATTGAACGCCGAACTGGAACGGCAGGTGGAAGGCGAGGGGGGCGAGGCGAAAACCGCAACCGATGGCCCGGTGACGCCGACAAAGCCCGATCCGGCGCAGGAACCGGCGGCCAGCACCCCGACCGCGACCCTGCTGGCCTGGGCGGGGAACGGGACCATGGCGACGATCGGTTTTGCCCTGCTACGCCGGGGGCGGCCGGTCGGGATCGTCGCCCTTTCGCTTGCCGCGCATGCCGCATGGCGAAGCTGGTCGCCGCGCCGCCGGGGCTGA